A portion of the Ktedonobacterales bacterium genome contains these proteins:
- a CDS encoding peptide chain release factor-like protein — MAEIYPTDRDSLERDCDITYFIASGPGGQHRNKVETGVRLTHRPSGIIVTATERHSQQANREAAFVRMAARLEERQRVPTPRRPTRPTVESRARRLEAKHRTASLKRLRSTPPDE; from the coding sequence ATGGCCGAGATATATCCAACAGATCGTGATTCCCTGGAGCGCGACTGTGACATCACCTATTTTATTGCCAGCGGCCCCGGTGGGCAGCATCGCAATAAAGTAGAAACGGGCGTGCGGCTCACGCATCGCCCAAGCGGAATTATCGTGACAGCCACCGAGCGCCACTCTCAGCAAGCCAACCGCGAAGCCGCTTTTGTGCGCATGGCCGCGCGGCTGGAGGAGCGGCAGCGCGTCCCAACACCGCGCAGGCCAACGCGCCCCACCGTCGAAAGCCGCGCGCGCAGGCTGGAAGCCAAACATCGAACGGCGTCGCTCAAGCGGCTCAGATCGACACCGCCTGATGAATAG
- the speB gene encoding agmatinase codes for MTDQDSHPPGPYQAITSFGDPPEPWGNAETAAAVIIPAPLEYTVCYGQGTQQGPAAIIAASTQMELYDEILDWIPMSVGIATHPALSYAGLSQEAALQVTEQAVAAVLTRGQLPVTLGGEHALTPACLRAVQQIGDFAPLGLISFDAHADMRFSYEGTPLSHACAMRRALEIPGISALELGIRSISPEEVTDMRKLRPPLEIVWAHQFAEMQLGALLDQLPARVYVTVDLDVFDPSCMPAVGTPEPGGIGWYDFLRAFQRIAEQKQVVGLDVVELAPIAGLHHPDFFAAKLVYRMLGHIFFQRRQSS; via the coding sequence CTCGCACCCTCCAGGGCCATACCAGGCTATCACATCATTTGGCGATCCGCCCGAACCCTGGGGAAACGCGGAAACGGCTGCCGCAGTGATTATCCCGGCGCCGCTCGAATATACCGTCTGCTATGGACAGGGAACACAGCAGGGACCGGCAGCTATCATCGCTGCTTCCACACAGATGGAACTCTATGACGAAATCCTCGACTGGATACCGATGAGTGTCGGCATTGCTACCCACCCGGCGCTCTCTTATGCGGGATTATCACAGGAAGCGGCGCTCCAGGTGACGGAACAAGCAGTCGCAGCGGTCCTCACGCGCGGCCAGCTGCCAGTCACCCTGGGGGGGGAACACGCCCTTACCCCGGCTTGCCTGCGCGCGGTCCAACAGATCGGTGATTTTGCCCCGCTCGGCCTCATCAGCTTCGACGCGCACGCCGATATGCGCTTCAGCTACGAGGGGACTCCACTCAGCCACGCCTGCGCCATGCGCCGCGCCCTGGAAATCCCAGGCATCAGCGCGTTGGAACTGGGCATCCGCAGCATCAGCCCGGAAGAGGTGACTGACATGCGCAAGCTGCGCCCACCGCTGGAGATTGTCTGGGCGCATCAATTTGCAGAAATGCAGCTTGGTGCTTTGCTCGACCAGTTACCGGCGCGCGTCTATGTCACCGTCGATCTGGATGTCTTTGACCCATCCTGCATGCCTGCGGTGGGTACACCGGAACCAGGGGGTATTGGATGGTATGATTTTCTGCGCGCCTTTCAACGGATTGCTGAGCAGAAGCAGGTTGTAGGACTCGATGTGGTTGAACTGGCTCCAATTGCCGGACTACACCATCCAGACTTTTTTGCCGCAAAGCTGGTGTACAGGATGCTTGGGCATATTTTTTTCCAGCGTCGCCAATCCAGCTAA